In a single window of the Thunnus thynnus chromosome 9, fThuThy2.1, whole genome shotgun sequence genome:
- the LOC137189339 gene encoding uncharacterized protein has product MDNASEIVKYEWKKNKTTPILKGRKDKIDSHEMKDRSIFTPSNGTFKINNLNRTDGAEYTLHIFDSNGRESEKWTLQLSIQAPVSSVRLESECLSQGEMRVSCSSEGADSPQYSWTLDGHTLTDTQLLSGNNETNNITLKQDVSGRLVCSVRNHVSNVSKEEKISTCGFIFINCTLPDGTNISQWVFSATNTLCIDPTTTPTMITDTTVLAGVLSALVILLMVGVAVVCRHRKKQNNKPKEEDDQELTYADVNIVQRPGRQMHQKAEMEVEYGQVKFSGRPQQTTEMEVEYGQVKFSGRPRKTVQPKEDECVYAKVCNSR; this is encoded by the exons ATGGACAACGCCTCGGAAATAGTTAAATacgaatggaaaaaaaacaaaacaacaccaaTACTTAAAGGGAGAAAGGATAAGATTGACTCTCATGAGATGAAGGACAGATCCATTTTTACTCCCAGTAATGGAACATTTAAGATAAATAACCTGAACAGGACTGATGGTGCTGAATATACCCTTCACATCTTTGATTCAAATGGACGTGAATCAGAAAAGTGGACTCTTCAGTTGTCTATTCAAG CTCCTGTGTCCTCTGTCCGGCTGGAGTCTGAGTGTCTGTCCCAGGGAGAGATGAGGGTGTCCTGCTCCTCTGAGGGAGCGGACAGTCCTCAGTACAGCTGGACTCTGGatggacacacactgacagacactcaGCTCCTCTCTGGAAATAATGAAACCAACAACATCACTCTGAAACAAGACGTCTCAGGACGACTGGTCTGCTCTGTCAGGAATCACGTCAGTAATGTCTCAAAAGAAGAGAAGATATCTACCTGTG GCTTCATATTCATCAACTGCACCTTACCCGATGGGACAAACATATCACAGTGGGTGTTTTCAGCCACTAACACCCTGTGTATTGATCCAACAACAACCCCTACCATGATCACAGACACTACGG TTCTAGCTGGTGTCCTCTCAGCACTGGTAATTCTGTTAATGGTCGGGGTGGCAGTCGTCTGTCGTCAcaggaaaaagcaaaacaacaaacctaAAG AAGAAGATGACCAAGAATTGACCTATGCTGATGTCAACATCGTGCAGCGGCCGGGGAGGCAGATGCATCAGAAGGCAGAGATGGAGGTGGAGTACGGCCAAGTCAAGTTTTCAGGGCGACCTCAGCAAACTACAGAGATGGAGGTGGAGTACGGCCAAGTCAAGTTTTCAGGGCGACCTCGGAAAACTGTTCAACCAAAAGAAGATGAATGTGTGTACGCTAAGGTCTGTAACAGCAGGTGA
- the LOC137189338 gene encoding T-cell surface antigen CD2-like isoform X2, protein MEAVVGLLVMLLGVSHGVETYCDGRQNRTQCYGALGGTVVLQLMDNASEIFKYQWQKIKTTIILQGRKDKIVSNEMKDRSVFTPSNGTFRINNLSRTDGAEYTLQIFDSNGRESGQWTLQLSIQAPVSSVLLDSECLSQGEMRVSCSSEGADSPQYSWTLDGHTLTDAQLLSGNNETNNITLKQDVSGRLVCSVRNHISSVSKEEKISTCGFIFINCTLPDGTNISQWVFSANNTLCIDPTTTPTMITDTTDNSLLVCGLRAAVVLSLLVGIAIYFAWKKKKYNKVETSTRPRIRDHPENSFAMVEL, encoded by the exons atggaagctgtggttggactgttggtgaTGCTGCTCGGAGTCTCTCATG GTGTTGAAACCTACTGTGATGGCAGACAGAATAGAACTCAGTGTTATGGAGCTCTGGGAGGAACTGTGGTGCTCCAGCTGATGGACAACGcctcagaaatatttaaataccaatggcaaaaaatcaaaacaacaataatacttCAAGGGAGAAAGGATAAGATTGTGTCTAATGAGATGAAGGACAGATCCGTTTTTACTCCCAGTAATGGAACATTTAGGATAAATAACCTGAGCAGGACTGATGGTGCTGAATATACCCTTCAAATCTTTGATTCAAATGGACGTGAATCAGGACAGTGGACTCTTCAGTTGTCTATTCAAG CTCCTGTGTCCTCTGTCCTGCTGGACTCTGAGTGTCTGTCCCAGGGAGAGATGAGGGTGTCCTGCTCCTCTGAGGGAGCGGACAGTCCTCAGTACAGCTGGACTCTGGatggacacacactgacagatgctCAGCTCCTCTCTGGAAATAATGAGACCAACAACATCACTCTGAAACAAGACGTCTCAGGACGACTGGTCTGCTCAGTCAGGAATCACATCAGTAGTGTCTCAAAAGAAGAGAAGATATCTACCTGTG GCTTCATATTCATCAACTGCACCTTACCCGATGGGACAAACATATCACAGTGGGTGTTTTCAGCCAATAACACCCTGTGTATTGATCCAACAACAACCCCTACCATGATCACAGACACTACGG ATAATTCGCTGCTTGTATGCGGTTTGCGAGCAGCTGTTGTACTTTCTCTGTTGGTTGGGATTGCCATCTATTTTGcttggaagaagaagaaatacaacAAAGTTGAAACCTCCACCAGACCACGAATAAGGGACCATCCAGAGAACTCCTTCGCAATGGTTGAATTGTGA